Proteins found in one Mixophyes fleayi isolate aMixFle1 chromosome 8, aMixFle1.hap1, whole genome shotgun sequence genomic segment:
- the TMEM275 gene encoding transmembrane protein 275 has product MLAGINITLVGAFAFGTFLPVNNPPIIIGPILLVVAFAFFGACCICSRRPPAHGTRKCKPGSNIGFIKPGNAAFEIETSEHTVQDTTAVQLSPTNSPVSSRKSSPVHDSAKMCKLFTMEGNGPAAKFTADGESIQLNLPRDPVP; this is encoded by the coding sequence ATGTTGGCTGGAATTAACATCACTTTAGTTGGTGCCTTTGCATTTGGGACATTTTTACCAGTGAACAACCCCCCAATTATCATTGGACCCATCCTCCTAGTTGTTGCGTTTGCATTTTTTGGGGCTTGCTGCATTTGCAGCAGGAGGCCTCCTGCCCACGGCACCAGGAAGTGTAAGCCGGGGTCTAACATTGGCTTTATTAAGCCAGGAAACGCAGCCTTTGAGATTGAAACAAGTGAGCACACGGTGCAGGACACCACGGCTGTCCAGCTCAGCCCCACCAATTCCCCCGTGTCATCGCGCAAATCTTCCCCTGTGCATGACAGTGCTAAAATGTGCAAACTCTTTACAATGGAGGGAAATGGGCCGGCCGCCAAATTTACAGCAGACGGAGAATCTATTCAGCTTAATTTACCTAGAGACCCGGTCCCCTAG